The Meles meles chromosome 12, mMelMel3.1 paternal haplotype, whole genome shotgun sequence genome includes a window with the following:
- the LOC123954358 gene encoding hydroxycarboxylic acid receptor 2-like, with protein sequence MNLPQQQDHFLEINKKNCCVFRDDFIANVLPPVLVLEFVFGLLGNGLALWIFCFHLKSWKSSRIFLFNLAVADFLLIICLPFLTDNYVRKWDWRFGDVACRLMLFMLAMNRQGSIIFLTVVAVDRYFRVVHPHHALNKISNRTAAIISCLLWGVTIGLTGHLLYKKMLIRNRDANLCSSFSICHIFRWHDAMFLLEFILPLAIILFCSARIIWSLRQRQMDRHAKIKRAINFIMVVAVVFIICFLPSVAVRIRIFWLLHTTGTRNCDIYRSVDLAFFLTLSFTYMNSMLDPLVYYFSSPSFPNFFSTLINRYLRKKTPQEADNIQSTSMELTADLSTTRNVPDNLVAHIGEPWNPSYLPPASR encoded by the coding sequence ATGAACCTGCCCCAGCAGCAGGATCATTTTCTGGAAATAAACAAGAAGAACTGCTGCGTGTTCCGGGATGACTTCATCGCCAACGTGCTGCCCCCGGTGCTggtgctggagtttgtgttcggACTCCTGGGCAATGGCCTTGCGCTGTGGATTTTCTGCTTTCATCTCAAGTCCTGGAAATCCAGCCGGATTTTCCTGTTCAACTTGGCCGTGGCTGACTTTCTCTTGATCATCTGTCTGCCATTCCTGACGGACAACTACGTGCGGAAATGGGACTGGAGGTTCGGGGATGTTGCTTGCCGCTTGATGCTGTTCATGCTGGCCATGAACCGCCAAGGTAGCATCATCTTCCTCACGGTGGTGGCCGTGGACAGATACTTCCGGGTGGTTCACCCTCACCACGCTCTCAACAAGATCTCGAATCGGACAGCGGCCATCATCTCCTGCCTCTTGTGGGGTGTCACCATCGGCCTGACGGGTCACCTCCTGTACAAGAAGATGCTGATCAGGAACCGAGACGCCAATCTGTGCAGCAGCTTCAGCATCTGCCATATCTTCCGGTGGCACGACGCCATGTTCCTCCTGGAGTTCATCCTGCCCCTGGCCATCATCCTGTTCTGCTCGGCTAGAATCATCTGGAGTCTGCGCCAGCGGCAGATGGACAGACACGCCAAGATCAAGAGGGCCATCAACTTCATCATGGTGGTGGCTGTCGTCTTCATCATCTGTTTCCTGCCCAGCGTGGCCGTGCGCATCCGCATCTTCTGGCTCTTGCACACCACGGGCACGAGGAACTGTGACATCTACCGCTCGGTGGACCTGGCGTTTTTCCTCACCCTGAGCTTCACCTACATGAACAGCATGCTGGACCCTTTGGTGTACTACTTCTCCAGCCCGTCTTTCCCCAACTTCTTCTCCACCCTGATCAACCGCTACCTGCGGAAAAAGACGCCCCAAGAAGCAGATAATATCCAGAGCACAAGCATGGAGCTCACCGCGGATCTGAGCACCACCAGGAACGTGCCAGACAATTTAGTGGCCCACATCGGTGAGCCGTGGAACCCGTCTTATCTGCCCCCAGCTTCTCGTTAA
- the HCAR1 gene encoding hydroxycarboxylic acid receptor 1, with amino-acid sequence MDNGSCCLIEGNPISQVMPPLLILAFVLGALGNGVALCGFCFYMKTWKPSTIYLFNLAVADFLLMICLPFRTDYYWRHRQWAFEDIPCRVALFMLAMNRAGSILFLTVVAVDRYFKVVHPHHAVNAISNRTAAGIVCALWAMVILGTVYLLMENHLCVDEKTISCESFIMESANGWHDIMFQLEFFLPLAIILFCSFKIVWSLRQRRRLARQTRMKKATRFIMVVAVVFVTCYLPSVSARLYFLWTVPSSACDPSVHVALHVTLSFTYMNSMLDPLVYYFSSPSFPKFYTKLKIRSLRPKRPGRSETQSPEEMPISSLCRKSCVSMANSVQNQSNGQ; translated from the coding sequence ATGGACAACGGGTCATGCTGCCTCATCGAGGGGAACCCCATCTCTCAGGTGATGCCTCCGCTGCTGATCCTGGCCTTCGTGCTCGGCGCGCTGGGCAACGGTGTCGCCCTGTGTGGTTTCTGCTTTTACATGAAGACCTGGAAGCCAAGCACCATTTACCTTTTCAACTTGGCTGTGGCCGACTTCCTTCTCATGATCTGCCTGCCCTTCCGGACGGACTACTACTGGAGACACAGGCAGTGGGCCTTCGAGGACATCCCGTGCCGGGTGGCCCTCTTCATGCTGGCCATGAACAGGGCGGGGAGCATCCTCTTCCTCACGGTGGTGGCAGTGGACAGGTACTTCAAAGTGGTCCACCCCCACCACGCGGTGAACGCCATCTCCAACCGGACCGCAGCTGGCATCGTCTGTGCCCTTTGGGCCATGGTCATCCTGGGGACTGTCTATCTTTTGATGGAGAACCATCTGTGCGTGGATGAGAAGACCATATCCTGTGAGAGCTTCATCATGGAGTCGGCCAATGGCTGGCACGACATCATGTTCCAGCTGGAGTTCTTCCTGCCCCTCGCCATCATCCTGTTTTGCTCCTTCAAGATCGtttggagcctgaggcagaggcgGCGGCTGGCCAGGCAGACCCGGATGAAGAAGGCCACCCGGTTCATCATGGTGGTGGCCGTTGTCTTCGTCACGTGTTACCTGCCCAGCGTGTCGGCCAGACTCTACTTCCTCTGGACGGTGCCCTCGAGCGCCTGCGACCCCTCGGTCCACGTAGCCCTCCACGTCACCCTCAGCTTCACCTACATGAACAGCATGCTGGACCCCCTGGTGTATTATTTTTCGAGTCCCTCATTCCCCAAGTTCTACACTAAGCTCAAAATCCGCAGCTTGAGACCCAAGAGGCCAGGACGCTCCGAGACCCAGAGCCCGGAAGAGATGCCAATTTCAAGCCTGTGTCGCAAGAGTTGTGTCAGCATGGCCAACAGCGTCCAGAACCAATCCAATGGGCAGTAA